A region of the Romboutsia hominis genome:
ACATCTTTTTCTTCACTTTCAAATATATCTATTAAGTAATTTATTAGTGAATAGATTGCTGGGTATGCAAGAACTTCTCCTTTATTTAAAGATTGTTCATACATACTTTTTGATACAAAGTGTAATATTTTTAATGTTAAATCTTGGTCTAGTTTAATCCATTTTATAAAATCACTTGTAGATATTTTAAGCATTATACAATCTGTTATAGTTTTAAGTGTTGATGAGTAAGCTTGTTTATTTGCCATAATTTCCATAACACCTATATATGCTATAGAATCTACATCGGCAAAACTATATACAAATCCATTTTCAAATTCATTTCTAACTTGCATTTTTCCATCAAGACTTATATATATGTCTTTTATATTTTCGCCTTTTAATGCTACTGTTTTTTCCTTTTTAATTTTTATAATTTCACATTTAT
Encoded here:
- a CDS encoding Crp/Fnr family transcriptional regulator, giving the protein MQDSVFSNYTQDKHTKEFIDKIPNNIKNKCEIIKIKKEKTVALKGENIKDIYISLDGKMQVRNEFENGFVYSFADVDSIAYIGVMEIMANKQAYSSTLKTITDCIMLKISTSDFIKWIKLDQDLTLKILHFVSKSMYEQSLNKGEVLAYPAIYSLINYLIDIFESEEKDVVYIYKTREEIGSVLGFSIRTINRNLKELKEEKLICVNRKYISINKEQFYKLLNKLDSIKSK